From Magnetococcales bacterium, a single genomic window includes:
- the pilM gene encoding type IV pilus assembly protein PilM, with product MEVRPHGRHWRLLRCHQAPLPPFMLADGKIKKSDEAVDFIGNFHKEGRFTTPRIALSVGGPSIISKKIIVDRMSEMDLEDQITLEAEEYIPFDIDEVFLDFQILGDAEERMAVLLTACKKDFVNDKLELCRLAGLDPVFLDLDCLCIANAHAAFHEDPVGKRKERKPFFSLTRKPKAGAKSALKPGASTTGSRGGAEHSAADIVALANIGGQHLNTVILVDGKIDYTRDLSFGARSLMNELTEQTGWTMDELHQSLKNPDSAAPASALHEAWDNLILPFETKLAGQIRQSLDFFQASRPHKETAGILLLSGGATVIAGIEQRLSQTLGLPVAIFDPAGKLKKDRGPRGPRMEHPVGFAVALGLALRGLSP from the coding sequence ATGGAAGTCCGTCCCCATGGACGCCACTGGCGCCTTCTGCGTTGTCATCAGGCCCCCCTCCCGCCATTCATGCTCGCCGACGGAAAAATAAAAAAATCGGACGAAGCGGTCGATTTCATCGGAAACTTCCACAAGGAAGGGCGATTCACCACCCCCAGGATCGCCCTTTCCGTCGGCGGCCCCTCGATCATCAGCAAAAAAATCATCGTCGATCGCATGAGCGAAATGGACCTCGAAGACCAGATCACCCTCGAAGCGGAAGAATACATCCCATTCGACATCGACGAAGTCTTCCTCGATTTCCAGATCCTGGGCGACGCCGAGGAACGAATGGCCGTCCTCCTGACCGCCTGCAAAAAAGATTTTGTCAACGACAAACTCGAATTATGCCGACTCGCCGGTCTCGATCCCGTGTTTCTCGACCTCGACTGCCTCTGCATCGCCAATGCCCATGCCGCTTTCCATGAGGACCCCGTCGGAAAAAGAAAAGAAAGAAAACCCTTCTTTTCCCTGACAAGAAAACCGAAAGCTGGCGCGAAAAGTGCATTAAAACCCGGAGCATCGACCACAGGCTCCCGCGGCGGCGCGGAACATTCCGCCGCCGACATCGTCGCCCTGGCCAACATCGGGGGCCAACATCTCAATACCGTCATCCTGGTCGATGGCAAGATCGACTATACCCGGGATCTGTCCTTTGGCGCCCGGTCCCTGATGAACGAACTGACAGAGCAGACAGGTTGGACGATGGACGAATTGCACCAGTCCCTGAAAAATCCCGACTCCGCCGCTCCCGCATCGGCGCTGCACGAGGCCTGGGACAACCTGATCCTCCCCTTCGAAACCAAACTCGCCGGCCAAATCCGGCAATCCCTCGATTTTTTTCAGGCCTCCCGTCCCCACAAGGAAACAGCCGGCATCCTCCTGCTGTCGGGAGGAGCGACGGTGATCGCCGGAATCGAACAACGGCTGTCACAAACGTTGGGCCTCCCGGTGGCGATTTTCGATCCCGCGGGCAAACTCAAGAAGGATCGCGGTCCCCGCGGTCCGCGAATGGAGCATCCGGTCGGCTTTGCCGTCGCCCTGGGTCTGGCCTTGCGGGGTCTGTCGCCGTGA
- a CDS encoding 1-acyl-sn-glycerol-3-phosphate acyltransferase yields the protein MTDIRSILGSGMFFLVLMVGVVFFTFWLMVVWPFSRLAYRREVARKWAGFNRWMLRITCGLSDRVTGLERLPPPPYLLFVKHQSAWETLTLHALFPPFVLVLKKSLMFIPFFGWSLRATEQIAIDRDQGVRAMHLLEERGVEEFRRGVSVVVFPEGTRTAPGAVGKYNGGGIALALRGGVPIVPVAHNAGRFWGRRAFLKKPGVIDVRIGYPIQTAGCDRKDRKRLLEMARDQVETMMESL from the coding sequence ATGACCGACATCAGAAGCATTTTGGGATCGGGAATGTTTTTCCTTGTATTGATGGTGGGGGTGGTCTTTTTCACGTTCTGGCTCATGGTGGTCTGGCCGTTTTCCCGATTGGCATACCGTCGCGAGGTTGCCCGCAAATGGGCTGGTTTCAATCGATGGATGCTGAGGATCACCTGTGGACTTTCGGACCGTGTCACGGGGTTGGAACGCCTTCCCCCACCGCCCTATCTTCTGTTTGTCAAACATCAGTCGGCATGGGAGACGTTGACGTTGCATGCCTTGTTTCCCCCGTTTGTTCTCGTTCTGAAGAAAAGCCTGATGTTCATTCCTTTTTTTGGTTGGTCGCTGCGGGCCACGGAACAGATTGCCATCGACCGGGATCAGGGGGTGCGGGCGATGCATCTCTTGGAAGAACGGGGCGTGGAGGAATTCCGGCGCGGGGTGTCGGTTGTGGTGTTTCCCGAGGGGACCCGGACGGCGCCTGGGGCAGTGGGAAAATACAATGGCGGGGGGATCGCTCTGGCGCTCAGGGGGGGGGTTCCGATCGTTCCCGTGGCGCACAACGCGGGACGGTTTTGGGGACGCAGGGCGTTTCTGAAAAAACCGGGGGTGATCGATGTCCGGATCGGATACCCCATCCAAACGGCCGGCTGTGACCGGAAAGATCGCAAACGCCTGTTGGAAATGGCTCGCGATCAGGTGGAAACGATGATGGAATCATTGTAG
- a CDS encoding chemotaxis protein CheV, translating into MDDLMSEVNQRTNLAFSNEMEMLTFFLTDGQLYGLNVFKIIEILETPKNITVMPDSGPGVIGTIDFRGHPITVIDLSIALGLPPTDLSQGVSYILVCEYSVSTQGFLISRPDRLINKSWTDIIAPQGTIFEGSFLTAITYHQGVPIQILDVEMILANIIGIDDHVSAAVVAQGKTIVHKEHHILAADDSRAARTLLASALDQLGIKHTIVENAERAYELLEQSVRDGHGHCPYNLVISDIEMPIMDGFTFTRKVKQNPKLAHIYLVLHSSLSNKSNSDKARKMGANDFIPKFQPDKIMSVILEQLANAENHGQPAS; encoded by the coding sequence ATGGATGATTTGATGTCGGAGGTGAACCAGCGAACCAATCTGGCATTCAGCAATGAAATGGAAATGCTGACCTTCTTTTTGACCGATGGCCAGCTGTACGGACTGAACGTCTTCAAGATCATCGAAATTCTCGAAACCCCGAAAAACATCACCGTCATGCCCGACTCGGGTCCCGGAGTGATCGGCACCATCGATTTTCGCGGGCACCCCATCACCGTCATCGATCTGTCGATCGCCCTCGGCCTGCCCCCCACCGACCTGTCGCAAGGGGTTTCCTATATTCTTGTCTGCGAATACAGCGTTTCGACCCAGGGGTTTCTCATCTCCCGCCCCGACCGATTGATCAACAAAAGCTGGACCGACATCATCGCGCCACAGGGAACCATCTTCGAAGGCAGTTTTCTGACCGCCATCACCTACCATCAGGGGGTTCCCATCCAGATTCTCGATGTCGAAATGATCCTGGCCAACATTATCGGCATCGACGATCATGTCTCGGCAGCGGTGGTCGCCCAGGGAAAAACCATCGTCCACAAGGAACACCACATCCTGGCCGCCGACGACTCCAGAGCCGCCCGGACCCTGCTCGCCTCCGCCCTCGATCAGCTCGGAATCAAGCATACCATCGTCGAAAACGCAGAACGGGCCTACGAACTCCTGGAACAATCGGTCCGCGATGGCCACGGGCATTGTCCCTACAATCTGGTCATCTCCGACATCGAAATGCCGATCATGGATGGCTTCACCTTCACCCGCAAAGTCAAGCAAAACCCGAAGCTCGCCCACATCTATCTGGTGCTGCACAGTTCCTTGAGCAACAAGTCCAACAGCGACAAGGCCAGGAAAATGGGTGCCAACGATTTCATCCCCAAGTTTCAACCCGACAAGATCATGTCGGTCATCCTCGAACAACTGGCCAATGCGGAAAACCATGGCCAGCCCGCTTCCTGA
- the pilO gene encoding type 4a pilus biogenesis protein PilO, whose amino-acid sequence MDLGFDPIGLLRLPAKKKAAIVLGVIALLSGGYGYLYLQDVLDQIDKVNARIHEQEEKINGKRAMLASLPKLRKELEELKKLEAKAARDLPSKQEIPALLATISQAGHEQGLEFVLFAPKQELSVDIYAEVPVDVHVSGSFQSTVVFMDKVTRMNRIATFTHVTMTPSTTKAGLITTTSRLTTYRFLDTHDAGFKSPTDKK is encoded by the coding sequence ATGGATCTCGGCTTCGACCCCATCGGCCTGTTGCGCCTGCCGGCAAAGAAAAAAGCGGCCATCGTCCTGGGGGTCATCGCACTCCTGTCGGGAGGATACGGGTACCTGTATCTTCAGGATGTCTTGGACCAGATCGACAAGGTCAACGCCAGGATCCATGAACAGGAAGAAAAGATCAACGGCAAAAGAGCCATGCTCGCAAGCCTGCCGAAACTGCGCAAGGAACTGGAAGAACTCAAGAAACTCGAAGCCAAGGCCGCCCGCGATCTTCCCTCGAAACAGGAGATTCCCGCCCTGCTCGCCACCATTTCGCAGGCGGGGCATGAACAGGGGCTCGAATTTGTCCTGTTTGCCCCCAAGCAGGAACTCTCCGTCGATATTTATGCCGAAGTTCCGGTCGATGTTCATGTATCGGGAAGTTTTCAGTCCACGGTCGTGTTCATGGACAAGGTGACCCGGATGAACCGGATCGCCACCTTCACCCATGTGACCATGACCCCCAGCACCACCAAGGCCGGGCTGATCACGACGACCTCCCGTTTGACCACCTATCGTTTTCTGGATACCCATGACGCCGGTTTCAAATCACCCACGGACAAGAAATAG
- a CDS encoding PBP1A family penicillin-binding protein: MAIPRPSRQSPETPPEKPKGRGCLSRILGMLLFLFVVGGVALLMVLRHHMRGLPSLDELTDYQPSLVTRIFARDYQLLGEFYIQRRQFVPMKDVPPMLVNSFLAVEDNRFYEHYGIDPVGIARAAVANLVAGRVTQGASTITQQVARTFLLSSIRTLDRKIKEIILSVSIERKFTKEEILELYVNQIYLGAGAYGVAAASRIYFDKDVSELNIGQMALLAGLPKAPSRYSPWRFPERARQRQKLVLGRMVEVGLITTEQADLWSERDFGLARPEKPLEQVAPHYLEHVRRTIQNEWGNGQLYRGGLDVYTALDPNLQRTAYKALLDGLAAYDRRHGYRGPIERLERTDPESLSAWLAQHKGEQRSVNGYIKGLVTSLGKQNSGATVVLVEEGRKILLTLEGVQWARKMEGEKKTLGPVIAKVEEVLAVGDVVWVERDEKGQIWKLAQEPQAEGAIVVMDPHTGQLLAMVGGRDFGKSEFNRATQSRRQPGSAFKPFLYAAALDRGYSPTTRIDDSPMPMAYVDPETGTLKEWRPENYEHKFYGPTTLRSALVHSRNLVTIRLVKRIGLSKVIPLLRRFGLDIPPERRDLTISLGSYGFTPLQMVTGYAAFANGGKLVEPVYIARIQDRYGRTVHRHRGGDCLLCHQEPKTVVVNPKEQQGQKPPTLFGKRVLDPPTAYQITSLLKGVISHGTARKAMQLGRPLAGKTGTTNDLRDAWFIGFSPALVAGVWVGFDDYGVLGNAETGSMAALPIWMDFMREALKEQPLTDFTVPRGIQLEPINAETGEFAHPDSKGMVMEAFKPGQLPIRSDSRDSSEESGDSGGGGGGGGGGGGSPAPAIGDGLY, encoded by the coding sequence ATGGCAATCCCCAGGCCATCGCGGCAATCTCCGGAGACACCACCCGAAAAACCGAAGGGCCGAGGCTGTCTGTCCCGTATCCTGGGGATGTTGTTGTTTTTATTCGTCGTCGGCGGCGTGGCGCTGTTGATGGTATTGCGGCATCACATGCGGGGGCTTCCTTCGCTCGACGAGCTGACCGACTATCAACCGAGTCTGGTGACGCGCATTTTTGCCCGGGACTATCAGTTGTTGGGGGAGTTTTACATCCAGAGGCGGCAGTTCGTGCCGATGAAGGATGTGCCGCCGATGTTGGTAAACTCTTTTCTGGCAGTGGAGGACAATCGGTTCTACGAGCATTACGGGATCGATCCGGTGGGCATTGCGCGCGCGGCGGTGGCCAATCTGGTGGCGGGGCGGGTGACGCAGGGGGCCTCGACGATCACGCAGCAGGTGGCCCGGACGTTCCTTCTGAGTTCGATCCGGACATTGGACCGCAAGATCAAGGAGATCATCCTGTCGGTGAGCATCGAAAGAAAGTTCACCAAGGAGGAGATTCTGGAGTTGTACGTCAATCAGATTTATCTGGGGGCGGGGGCTTATGGGGTGGCGGCGGCGTCGCGTATTTATTTCGACAAGGACGTGTCGGAGTTGAACATTGGCCAGATGGCGTTGCTGGCGGGGTTGCCCAAGGCGCCGAGCCGGTACAGTCCATGGCGGTTTCCGGAGCGGGCGCGGCAGCGGCAGAAGCTGGTCCTGGGGCGGATGGTCGAGGTCGGATTGATCACCACGGAGCAGGCGGATCTGTGGTCGGAACGTGATTTCGGGTTGGCGCGACCGGAGAAGCCTTTGGAGCAGGTCGCTCCGCATTATCTGGAACATGTGCGGCGGACGATTCAGAACGAGTGGGGGAACGGGCAATTGTACCGCGGGGGGCTGGATGTCTACACCGCGTTGGATCCCAATCTGCAACGGACCGCCTACAAGGCGTTGCTTGACGGATTGGCGGCCTATGACCGGCGCCATGGTTACCGCGGGCCGATCGAGCGACTGGAACGGACCGATCCCGAGTCGCTGTCGGCCTGGTTGGCGCAACACAAGGGGGAACAGCGCAGTGTCAACGGCTACATCAAGGGGCTGGTGACGTCATTGGGCAAACAAAATTCCGGGGCGACGGTGGTCCTGGTGGAGGAGGGGCGAAAAATTCTTCTGACCCTGGAGGGGGTGCAGTGGGCGCGCAAAATGGAGGGTGAAAAGAAAACCCTTGGTCCGGTGATCGCCAAGGTCGAGGAGGTGCTGGCGGTTGGCGATGTCGTCTGGGTGGAGCGCGATGAAAAGGGGCAGATCTGGAAGCTGGCCCAGGAACCCCAGGCGGAAGGGGCGATCGTGGTGATGGATCCGCATACGGGGCAATTGTTGGCGATGGTCGGGGGGCGGGATTTCGGCAAGAGCGAGTTCAACCGTGCCACCCAGAGCCGGCGTCAGCCGGGATCGGCCTTCAAACCGTTCCTCTATGCCGCGGCCCTGGATCGGGGCTACAGTCCGACGACGCGGATCGACGACAGTCCCATGCCGATGGCCTATGTCGATCCCGAGACGGGGACGCTCAAGGAATGGCGGCCAGAAAACTATGAGCATAAATTCTATGGACCAACCACCTTGCGCAGTGCCCTGGTCCATTCGCGCAACCTGGTGACGATCCGGCTGGTCAAGCGGATCGGGCTGTCCAAGGTCATTCCGTTGTTGCGCCGTTTTGGTTTGGACATCCCTCCCGAGCGGCGTGATTTGACCATTTCCCTGGGGTCCTATGGATTCACTCCGTTGCAGATGGTGACTGGATATGCCGCTTTTGCCAATGGTGGCAAGTTGGTCGAGCCGGTGTATATCGCACGCATTCAGGATCGTTATGGGCGGACGGTGCATCGTCATCGTGGGGGGGATTGTCTGTTGTGTCATCAGGAGCCCAAGACTGTCGTCGTGAATCCCAAGGAACAGCAGGGTCAGAAGCCGCCGACGCTTTTTGGCAAGAGGGTTTTGGATCCGCCGACTGCCTATCAGATCACGAGTCTGTTGAAAGGGGTGATCAGCCATGGGACGGCGCGCAAGGCGATGCAGTTGGGGCGTCCGCTGGCGGGCAAGACCGGAACCACCAACGATCTTCGCGATGCCTGGTTCATTGGTTTCAGTCCGGCGCTTGTGGCGGGGGTATGGGTTGGTTTTGACGACTATGGCGTTCTGGGGAATGCGGAGACGGGGTCGATGGCGGCGCTTCCGATCTGGATGGATTTCATGCGCGAGGCGTTGAAGGAACAGCCCCTGACCGATTTTACCGTCCCCAGGGGGATTCAGTTGGAACCGATCAATGCCGAGACGGGTGAGTTTGCCCATCCTGACAGCAAGGGGATGGTGATGGAGGCGTTCAAACCCGGTCAACTGCCGATTCGTTCCGATTCCAGGGATTCCTCCGAGGAGTCGGGCGACAGTGGCGGTGGAGGTGGCGGCGGAGGTGGCGGTGGTGGTTCTCCGGCGCCTGCGATTGGGGATGGCCTTTATTGA
- a CDS encoding pilus assembly protein PilP produces the protein MNRLSTALPVVLWLLSFTAIPTVMGEQAVPANGSKTSGAEKNEAAITPPPLWTYTPYNRKDPFQAPPDVQEAEERPQGAVIPEKPKRTKEFLESFELDSLKLVATIFQIEGEPPVAMVEDPMGVGHLVAVGHHLGAREGRIKEIKDGMLILEEQVNDKTAPQPTRTVTLKLSREVAP, from the coding sequence ATGAACCGTTTGTCCACGGCGCTCCCCGTCGTCTTGTGGCTGCTGTCGTTCACGGCAATCCCGACCGTCATGGGAGAACAGGCCGTGCCCGCCAACGGGTCGAAAACTTCCGGCGCGGAAAAGAACGAAGCCGCCATCACCCCGCCCCCCTTGTGGACCTACACCCCCTACAACCGCAAGGACCCGTTCCAGGCCCCCCCCGACGTCCAAGAGGCCGAAGAACGCCCCCAGGGCGCGGTCATTCCGGAAAAACCAAAACGGACGAAGGAATTTCTCGAATCCTTCGAGCTGGACAGCCTCAAGCTGGTCGCCACCATCTTTCAAATCGAAGGGGAACCGCCCGTGGCCATGGTCGAAGATCCGATGGGGGTCGGTCACCTGGTGGCGGTGGGACACCATCTGGGCGCCAGGGAAGGGCGTATCAAGGAGATCAAGGACGGAATGCTGATTCTCGAAGAACAGGTCAACGACAAGACCGCCCCGCAACCGACGCGCACCGTCACCCTCAAACTTTCCAGAGAGGTCGCGCCATGA
- the rsmA gene encoding 16S rRNA (adenine(1518)-N(6)/adenine(1519)-N(6))-dimethyltransferase RsmA — MNHEEPLPTALTLPALIRHLGLTPRREMGQNFLVDENIAEKIVRCAHLRSQDRVVEIGPGLGSLTLPLSQAVGRLCVIERDHRLLPALRLRLGETFPLVVEQADVLEFDFSELGTRLGGAMKIVGNLPYNISSPLLIHLLDHRQAIESMTLMFQKEVAQRITACPGSGNYGSLAVQTGQWMVADRLFDIGPGAFFPAPKVQSSVVHFKRRDQPLAPVVDEALFRRVVRTAFNQRRKTLANALHPMHPETKKWLTVAGIDPSRRAETLSVAEFAQLTNTYATHGQDKEGGTGP; from the coding sequence ATGAACCATGAAGAACCCCTGCCGACTGCCCTGACGCTTCCCGCCCTGATCCGCCACCTGGGCCTGACGCCACGCAGGGAAATGGGGCAAAATTTCCTGGTGGATGAAAACATTGCCGAGAAAATCGTCCGTTGTGCCCATCTGCGTTCCCAGGACCGGGTCGTCGAAATCGGTCCGGGACTTGGAAGTCTGACGCTTCCCTTGTCGCAAGCTGTTGGGCGTTTGTGTGTCATCGAACGCGACCACCGTCTCCTTCCCGCACTGCGACTTCGGCTTGGGGAAACGTTTCCCTTGGTGGTGGAACAGGCGGATGTCCTTGAGTTCGACTTTTCGGAGTTGGGAACGCGCCTGGGGGGGGCGATGAAGATTGTCGGCAATCTTCCGTACAACATCAGCTCCCCTCTTCTCATCCATCTTCTGGACCACCGGCAGGCAATCGAGTCCATGACGTTGATGTTTCAAAAGGAGGTCGCCCAGCGCATCACCGCCTGTCCCGGAAGCGGGAATTATGGATCGTTGGCGGTGCAGACGGGGCAATGGATGGTGGCGGATCGATTGTTCGACATCGGACCGGGGGCATTTTTTCCCGCGCCCAAGGTTCAATCGAGCGTTGTTCACTTTAAACGGCGCGACCAGCCCCTCGCGCCGGTCGTGGACGAGGCGTTGTTTCGCCGGGTTGTCCGCACAGCCTTCAATCAACGCCGTAAAACCCTTGCCAACGCCCTGCATCCCATGCACCCGGAGACAAAAAAATGGCTGACGGTGGCGGGGATCGACCCCTCCCGCCGTGCCGAAACCCTTTCGGTCGCCGAATTTGCCCAGCTGACCAATACGTATGCCACGCATGGACAAGACAAAGAGGGCGGGACCGGGCCTTGA
- a CDS encoding PilN domain-containing protein — MIATINLLPYRQARRLAKANRIIASWGGTFVATIAILFLIHLQFTGHLEAREAQARDNEAIIADLDKKLGEVKNIRELKKFIENKLKLIEELKQSRNLPVRIIDEVITALPEKSWLKGIQMQDRTLKLNGMAQSNAVVAGFMERLNASPFIDNVRLGQVSLNATKDKVKAFSLEASYAPLEQKKEEPEPGHGGLVSGTGRHQKDPAPGKR; from the coding sequence GTGATTGCGACCATCAATCTGCTTCCGTATCGCCAGGCACGACGACTCGCCAAGGCCAACCGGATCATCGCCTCCTGGGGTGGCACCTTCGTCGCGACCATCGCCATCCTGTTTTTGATCCATCTCCAGTTTACCGGTCACCTTGAAGCACGCGAGGCACAAGCACGCGACAACGAGGCCATCATCGCCGACCTCGACAAAAAACTGGGCGAGGTGAAAAATATTCGCGAACTGAAGAAATTCATCGAAAACAAACTGAAGCTCATCGAGGAACTGAAACAAAGCCGCAATCTTCCGGTGCGCATCATCGACGAGGTCATCACCGCCCTGCCCGAAAAAAGCTGGCTCAAGGGGATCCAGATGCAGGACCGGACCCTGAAGCTCAACGGCATGGCCCAGTCCAACGCCGTCGTCGCCGGTTTCATGGAACGCCTCAATGCCTCCCCCTTCATCGACAACGTCCGCCTGGGACAGGTATCGCTCAACGCCACCAAGGACAAGGTCAAGGCCTTCAGCCTCGAAGCCAGCTACGCCCCCCTCGAACAGAAGAAGGAGGAACCCGAACCCGGCCATGGCGGGCTGGTATCGGGTACGGGGAGACACCAAAAAGATCCGGCTCCGGGGAAACGCTGA